A window of the Juglans microcarpa x Juglans regia isolate MS1-56 chromosome 5D, Jm3101_v1.0, whole genome shotgun sequence genome harbors these coding sequences:
- the LOC121264207 gene encoding probable beta-1,3-galactosyltransferase 4 isoform X2: protein MSVKSRGMGGGELAKNVMPRNWVLLLCLGSFCAGMLFTDRMWTVPETKDMARTSRLEDARINIKSDGDPQFNVIHRSSDDSIGKLDKTIPKLELKSTAARAAHGSARDGFSISGSLKNIETNLKRKYFMVIGINTAFSSRKRRDSIRATWMPQGEKRKKLEEEKGIVIRFVIGHSLTSGGILDKAIKAEEMLHADFLQLDHVEGYMELSAKTKTYFSTAVALWDAEFYIKVDDDVHVNLATLGTILARHRIKPRVYIGCMKSGPVLARKGVRYHEPEYWKFGGVGNRYFRHATGQLYGISKDLATYISINQNVLHKYANEDVALGSWLIGLDVEHVDDRRLCCGTPPGTH from the exons ATGTCTGTGAAGAGTAGAGGAATGGGTGGAGGAGAGTTAGCTAAGAATGTTATGCCTCGGAACTGGGTTCTTTTGCTGTGCTTAGGCAGCTTCTGTGCTGGAATGCTCTTCACCGACag GATGTGGACGGTGCCTGAGACTAAAGATATGGCAAGGACATCAAGACTTGAAGATGCCCGAATAAACATAAAATCTGATGGTGATCCACAATTT AACGTTATACATCGAAGCAGCGATGACAGTATAGG GAAACTGGACAAGACAATTCCAAAATTGGAGCTGAAATCAACAGCTGCTAGGGCAGCACATGGATCTGCAAGGGATGGCTTTTCCATATCAGGAAgcttgaaaaatattgaaacaaatttgaaaagaaaatactttatggTTATAGGAATCAACACAGCTTTTAGTAGCCGCAAACGAAGAGATTCTATTCGTGCTACTTGGATGCCACAAG GtgagaagagaaagaagctGGAGGAAGAGAAGGGCATAGTGATACGCTTTGTCATAGGTCACAG TTTGACCTCTGGTGGTATCCTCGATAAAGCAATCAAGGCAGAGGAGATGTTGCATGCCGACTTCTTGCAGCTG GACCATGTAGAGGGCTACATGGAATTATCAGCCAAGACAAAGACTTATTTTTCAACTGCTGTTGCCTTGTGGGATGCAGAATTTTACATTAAAGTTGATGATGATGTACATGTAAATTTAG CTACGCTTGGAACGATTCTAGCTAGACACCGTATAAAACCTCGAGTTTATATTGGCTGCATGAAGTCTGGTCCTGTTCTTGCTCGGAA GGGAGTGAGATACCATGAACCAGAGTATTGGAAATTTGGCGGGGTGGGAAACCGCTATTTCCGTCATGCGACAGGACAATTATATGGTATCTCAAAAGATTTGGCtacatatatatcaataaaCCA GAATGTACTGCACAAATATGCCAACGAAGATGTTGCATTAGGATCTTGGTTAATTGGTTTAGATGTGGAGCATGTGGACGATAGGAGACTTTGTTGTGGTACACCTCCAG GTACCCATTAA